One stretch of Asterias rubens chromosome 8, eAstRub1.3, whole genome shotgun sequence DNA includes these proteins:
- the LOC117293895 gene encoding xaa-Pro aminopeptidase 3-like, giving the protein MPTRLNSRLGMSALSGICRAAKSSSTNKAALMELKSINVNHVKNTFARFGHGGTGRRFSTNFGHLSQQDNLLPKRYLGQPTSFTHPHLLKTDELTPGITLQEYLSRRTRIMSAVGSSFNATSSNHAVVVLAADKKYMTDGIPYPFRQSTNFLYLTGFQEPDSALILETVPGKALPEHKATLFVQQRDPEKELWDGPRAGTEGALQFLGIHESKPIGELNETLHCLAKKDELTVWYDIFKPCNRKLHEEVYTHLIQPCRTRGHSINTLENTLDLQRVIKSPAEGKLMKASASIAAKSIQEVIKLSHPGVNESILFAKLDHSCRVQGAEFLAYPPVIAGGNRANTLHYISNNQVVLDNELVLMDAGCEFHGYASDITRTWPINGHFTQPQAEVYQAILDIQKQCIEMCKVGRTLDQVYYYMLVGLGRRLQQMGIVQSGHEEWQLCKIAKQYCPHHVGHYLGMDTHDTGCVSRNSPLQPGMVVTIEPGLYIPETDTNAPAKFRGIGIRIEDDVLITSAGSQVLSQECPKEISDIEELMKR; this is encoded by the exons ATGCCAACCAGGTTAAACTCAAGACTTGGGATGTCGGCGCTTTCTGGTATTTGTAGGGCAGCAAAGAGTTCCTCAACAAACAAGGCTGCCCTGATGGAATTGAAAAGCATCAACGTTAACCATGTTAAGAACACGTTTGCAAGATTTGGGCATGGTGGTACTGGTAGACGATTCAGCACAAATTTTG GTCACCTCAGtcagcaagacaacttactccCAAAGAGATACCTTGGCCAACCAACCTCATTCACTCATCCCCACCTGCTGAAGACAGATGAATTAACTCCAGGAATTACTCTTCAAGAATATTTGAGTAGACGTACGCGTATTATGTCTGCTGTTGGAAGTTCTTTTAATGCAACTTCTTCCAACCATGCAGTGGTTGTGTTAGCAGCTGATAAAAAGTACATGACTGATGGAATACCCTACCCATTTCGACAAAGTACAAACTTTTTGTATCTAACTGGTTTCCAGGAGCCAGATAGTGCTCTGATTTTGGAGACGGTGCCAGGAAAAGCTTTACCTGAGCACAAGGCTACtttatttgtgcaacaaagggaCCCTGAAAAGGAGTTGTGGGATGGTCCGAGGGCTGGTACTGAAGGAGCGTTGCAGTTTCTAGGTATACATGAAAGTAAACCAATCGGAGAACTAAATGAAACATTACATTGCCTGGCAAAGAAAGATGAGTTAACTGTTTGGTACGATATTTTTAAGCCGTGTAATAGAAAGTTACATGAAGAGGTATACACTCACTTAATACAACCATGTCGCACAAGAGGACACTCAATTAATACCCTTGAGAACACTCTAGATTTACAAAGAGTCATTAAATCACCAGCAGAAGGAAAATTGATGAAAGCATCTGCCTCCATTGCTGCTAAGTCCATTCAAGAAGTCATCAAGTTGTCGCATCCAGGAGTGAATGAATCTATTCTATTTGCCAAACTAGATCACAGCTGTCGTGTTCAAGGAGCTGAATTTCTTGCTTATCCTCCTGTAATAGCTGGAGGGAACAGAGCAAACACTCTTCATTACATTAGCAATAACCAAGTGGTCTTAGATAATGAGTTAGTCTTGATGGATGCAGGGTGCGAGTTCCATGGTTATGCCAGTGACATTACCAGAACGTGGCCAATTAATGGTCATTTTACTCAACCACAGGCTGAAGTCTATCAAGCTATCTTAGATATCCAGAAACAATGCATCGAAATGTGCAAAGTTGGGAGGACGTTAGACCAAGTGTATTACTATATGTTGGTTGGTCTTGGTCGTCGTCTACAGCAGATGGGAATAGTTCAATCTGGGCATGAGGAATGGCAGCTTTGTAAG ATAGCCAAGCAGTACTGCCCTCATCACGTTGGTCACTACTTGGGAATGGATACACATGATACTGGATGTGTTTCAAGAAATAGTCCACTTCAGCCAGGTATGGTGGTTACTATAGAGCCAG gtCTGTATATTCCTGAGACTGACACCAATGCTCCAGCCAAATTCCGTGGTATTGGGATCCGAATTGAAGATGATGTACTTATCACATCTGCTGGATCACAAGTTCTCTCCCAAGAATGTCCAAAGGAGATCAGTGACATTGAAGAGCTGATGAAAAGGTAG